The following coding sequences lie in one Pseudomonas syringae CC1557 genomic window:
- a CDS encoding NADPH:quinone reductase, with amino-acid sequence MAKRIQFSTVGGPEVLDYVDFEPEAPGPQAVGVRNKAIGLNFIDTYYRSGLYPAPSLPSGLGAEGAGVIEAVGAEVTRFKVGDRVAYGTGPLGAYSEVHVLPEANLVKLTDSVSFEQAAALMLKGLTVQYLLRQTYQVKPGEIILFHAAAGGVGSLACQWAKALGAKLIGTVSSPEKAAHAKALGAWETIDYSHEDVAKRVMELTDGKKCPVVYDGVGQDTWLTSLDSVAQRGLVVSFGNASGPVAGVNLGILAQKGSVYVTRPTLGSYANNAQNLQTMADELFDMLASGKLKVDGIQQYALKDAAQAHIELSARRTTGSTILIP; translated from the coding sequence ATGGCAAAGCGTATCCAGTTCAGCACTGTCGGAGGACCCGAGGTTCTTGACTATGTCGATTTCGAGCCAGAGGCTCCGGGGCCGCAGGCGGTGGGTGTGCGTAACAAGGCCATCGGCCTGAACTTCATCGATACCTATTACCGCAGCGGGTTGTATCCGGCGCCTTCTTTGCCATCCGGTCTGGGCGCTGAAGGTGCCGGTGTGATCGAGGCGGTGGGCGCTGAGGTGACGCGCTTCAAAGTCGGTGACCGTGTCGCTTACGGCACCGGGCCGCTGGGGGCGTATAGCGAAGTACACGTGCTGCCCGAGGCGAATCTGGTCAAGCTGACCGACTCGGTGAGTTTCGAGCAGGCCGCTGCGCTGATGCTCAAGGGCCTGACCGTGCAGTATCTGCTGCGTCAAACCTATCAGGTGAAACCGGGCGAGATCATTCTGTTTCATGCGGCGGCTGGCGGTGTCGGCTCGCTGGCCTGCCAATGGGCCAAGGCGCTGGGTGCGAAGCTGATCGGCACGGTCAGTTCGCCGGAGAAGGCGGCCCACGCCAAGGCGCTCGGTGCCTGGGAGACGATTGATTACAGCCATGAAGATGTCGCCAAACGTGTAATGGAACTGACCGACGGCAAGAAATGCCCGGTGGTCTACGACGGCGTGGGGCAGGACACCTGGCTGACGTCGCTCGACAGCGTGGCGCAGCGCGGGCTGGTGGTAAGTTTCGGCAATGCGTCAGGGCCGGTTGCAGGCGTGAACCTGGGCATTCTGGCGCAGAAGGGCTCGGTGTACGTCACGCGTCCGACACTGGGCAGCTACGCCAATAACGCACAGAACCTTCAAACCATGGCCGACGAGCTGTTTGACATGCTCGCCAGCGGCAAACTCAAGGTCGACGGCATTCAGCAATACGCCCTCAAGGATGCCGCACAAGCGCACATCGAGCTGTCAGCCCGACGCACGACGGGCTCGACCATTCTGATTCCGTGA
- the hemF gene encoding oxygen-dependent coproporphyrinogen oxidase: MSTRTEAVKAYLLDLQDRICTALEQEDGSAHFVEDAWTRPAGGGGRTRVIENGAVIEKGGVNFSHVFGNNLPPSASAHRPELAGRGFEALGVSLVIHPHNPHVPTSHANVRFFIAEKEGEEPVWWFGGGFDLTPYYGVEEDCVHWHRVAERACAPFGEDVYPRYKAWCDTYFHLKHRDEPRGIGGLFFDDVNQWDFETSFAFIRAIGDAFINAYLPIVRRRKAAAYTVQQREFQEFRRGRYVEFNLVYDRGTLFGLQSGGRTESILMSLPPQVRWGYDWKAAPGSEEARLTEYFLTDRDWLAEN, encoded by the coding sequence ATGAGTACCCGCACCGAGGCCGTAAAAGCCTATTTGCTCGACCTGCAGGATCGCATCTGCACTGCGCTTGAGCAGGAAGATGGCAGCGCACATTTCGTTGAAGATGCCTGGACACGTCCAGCGGGCGGCGGTGGTCGGACGCGGGTTATCGAGAACGGCGCGGTTATCGAGAAAGGCGGCGTCAACTTTTCCCATGTGTTCGGCAACAACCTGCCTCCGTCAGCCAGTGCGCATCGTCCTGAACTGGCCGGGCGTGGTTTCGAGGCGCTGGGTGTGTCGCTGGTGATCCACCCGCATAACCCGCATGTGCCGACGTCCCACGCCAACGTGCGCTTCTTCATCGCCGAGAAAGAAGGCGAGGAGCCGGTCTGGTGGTTCGGTGGTGGTTTCGACCTGACGCCCTACTATGGCGTCGAGGAAGATTGCGTGCACTGGCACCGGGTTGCCGAGCGCGCCTGTGCGCCATTCGGTGAAGACGTCTATCCGCGTTACAAGGCGTGGTGCGATACGTACTTCCACCTCAAGCATCGCGATGAGCCGCGCGGCATCGGCGGTCTGTTCTTTGACGACGTGAACCAGTGGGATTTCGAGACCAGCTTCGCGTTCATCCGCGCCATCGGTGATGCCTTCATCAATGCCTACCTGCCGATCGTGCGACGTCGCAAGGCTGCGGCTTACACCGTGCAGCAGCGCGAGTTTCAGGAGTTCCGTCGCGGGCGTTATGTCGAGTTCAACCTGGTGTATGACCGCGGTACGCTGTTTGGCTTGCAGTCCGGTGGCCGCACCGAATCAATCCTGATGTCGCTGCCGCCGCAAGTCCGTTGGGGCTATGACTGGAAAGCCGCGCCGGGCAGCGAAGAAGCGCGCCTGACCGAGTACTTCCTGACTGATCGCGACTGGTTGGCGGAAAACTGA
- the aroE gene encoding shikimate dehydrogenase has translation MDQYVVFGNPIAHSKSPLIHRLFAEQTGQQLDYRTSLAPLDDFTAFAQAFFLTGRGANVTVPFKEEAYRLADSLTGRGQRAGAVNTLSKLDDGTLLGDNTDGAGLVRDLTVNCGIALRGRRILLLGAGGAVRGALEPLLAQQPAALVIANRTVEKAERLAQEFADLGPVFASSFDWLEESVDVIINATSASLAGELPPISPSLIQPGATFCYDMMYSKEPTAFCCWATEHGAAQSVDGLGMLVEQAAEAFLLWRGVRPDSAPVLAELRRLLATG, from the coding sequence ATGGACCAGTACGTCGTCTTCGGTAACCCCATTGCTCACAGCAAGTCGCCGTTGATTCATCGTCTGTTTGCCGAGCAGACCGGGCAGCAGCTGGACTATCGGACTTCGTTGGCGCCGCTGGATGATTTCACCGCGTTCGCCCAGGCGTTTTTTCTGACCGGGCGTGGTGCCAACGTCACTGTGCCGTTCAAGGAAGAGGCGTATCGCCTGGCTGACAGCCTGACCGGGCGTGGGCAGCGTGCCGGAGCGGTCAACACCTTGAGCAAACTCGACGACGGTACGCTGCTGGGCGACAACACCGACGGTGCGGGACTGGTGCGCGACCTGACGGTTAATTGCGGGATTGCTCTGCGAGGCCGGCGGATTCTGTTGCTGGGCGCAGGCGGTGCTGTTCGCGGGGCGCTGGAGCCGTTGCTTGCGCAGCAGCCTGCGGCGTTGGTCATCGCCAATCGTACTGTCGAAAAAGCCGAACGACTGGCGCAGGAGTTTGCTGATCTGGGTCCGGTGTTCGCCAGCAGTTTCGACTGGCTTGAGGAGTCGGTGGACGTGATCATCAACGCGACCTCCGCCAGTCTGGCTGGAGAACTGCCACCGATTTCCCCGAGCCTGATCCAGCCCGGTGCGACCTTCTGCTACGACATGATGTACAGCAAAGAGCCCACCGCTTTTTGCTGCTGGGCCACGGAACACGGCGCGGCGCAATCGGTTGACGGCCTGGGCATGCTGGTGGAACAGGCGGCAGAAGCCTTCCTGCTGTGGCGCGGCGTGCGCCCGGATTCAGCGCCGGTACTGGCTGAGTTGCGCAGGTTGCTGGCGACGGGCTGA
- a CDS encoding SulP family inorganic anion transporter — MRWLNHHKFLPFLAWLPRQTRASVGRDALVGLSGAILALPQSIAYALIAGLPPEYGLYAAIVPVIIACLWGSSWHLICGPTAAISIVLYASVSPLAVPASQDYIMLILLLTFIAGVFQLLLGMMRFGALVNFVSHSVVIGFTLGAAVVIALGQMPNLLGLDLPSQTTALNSLNAVLEHRGEVDTSSLILGLLTLALGIGLKALVPRWPTLLITLVSSGLLVWLWPAMFGQVRVVSAFVGHLPPFSPLSLDLEVILRLLPTAVAVGMLGLVNSLSIARSLSARSQQMLNANQEVRAQGLSNMVGSLFSGYLSAGSFTRAALNYEAGASSPLAGVFSALWVALFAVAGASLISHIPIPAMAASILLICWGLVDRRGIRALFRVSRAEFFVMALTCLATLLLELQTAIYAGVLASLFFYLKRTSQPRVQQWREGDEDVLRVGGSIFFGASHYLQTRLQRTQAQRVVIDAQQINFIDYSGVEMLHQEARRLARQGRVLVLRNARPPVIEELHKLEGAEKCPILFED; from the coding sequence ATGCGCTGGCTCAATCACCATAAATTCCTGCCGTTTCTCGCCTGGCTGCCGCGTCAGACTCGCGCCAGCGTGGGGCGGGACGCGCTGGTGGGTTTGAGTGGAGCGATTCTGGCGCTGCCGCAATCAATCGCTTATGCACTGATCGCCGGGCTGCCGCCGGAGTACGGTCTGTACGCCGCGATTGTTCCGGTCATCATCGCCTGCCTGTGGGGCTCTTCCTGGCACCTGATCTGCGGGCCGACCGCCGCTATTTCCATCGTGCTGTATGCCAGTGTCAGTCCGCTTGCCGTTCCGGCCAGTCAGGACTACATCATGCTGATCCTGCTGCTGACCTTCATCGCCGGAGTCTTCCAGTTATTACTGGGGATGATGCGTTTCGGCGCTCTGGTGAATTTCGTTTCCCACTCAGTTGTCATCGGTTTCACCCTGGGCGCTGCCGTCGTGATTGCCCTCGGACAGATGCCCAATCTGCTGGGGCTCGACCTGCCGAGCCAGACCACTGCCCTCAACAGCCTGAACGCCGTGCTTGAACATCGCGGCGAAGTCGATACGTCTTCGCTGATACTCGGGCTGCTGACCCTGGCGCTGGGCATCGGCCTCAAGGCGCTGGTGCCACGCTGGCCTACGCTGCTGATCACGCTGGTATCGAGCGGTCTGCTGGTCTGGCTGTGGCCGGCCATGTTTGGTCAGGTGCGCGTGGTCAGCGCCTTCGTCGGGCATCTGCCGCCATTCAGCCCGCTGTCGCTGGACCTTGAGGTGATTCTCAGGCTGCTGCCGACGGCCGTAGCGGTGGGCATGCTCGGGCTGGTCAACAGCCTGTCGATTGCCCGCTCGCTGTCGGCACGCTCGCAACAGATGCTCAACGCCAATCAGGAAGTCCGTGCTCAGGGGCTGTCGAATATGGTCGGCTCGCTGTTTTCCGGCTACCTGTCTGCGGGCTCGTTCACCCGTGCGGCGCTGAACTATGAAGCGGGTGCCAGCTCGCCGTTGGCGGGGGTATTTTCGGCGCTATGGGTCGCGCTGTTCGCTGTCGCCGGAGCCTCGCTGATCTCGCACATTCCGATCCCGGCCATGGCCGCCTCGATCCTGCTGATTTGTTGGGGGCTGGTGGATAGACGTGGCATTCGCGCGCTGTTCCGGGTCAGCCGCGCCGAGTTTTTCGTGATGGCGCTGACCTGCCTGGCGACGCTGTTGCTGGAGCTGCAAACCGCGATCTACGCAGGCGTTCTGGCTTCGCTGTTCTTCTACCTGAAACGTACCTCGCAACCCCGTGTGCAGCAGTGGCGTGAAGGTGATGAAGATGTCCTGCGCGTGGGCGGCTCGATTTTCTTCGGCGCCAGCCACTACCTGCAAACCCGCCTGCAACGCACCCAGGCGCAACGCGTGGTGATCGACGCGCAGCAGATCAACTTCATCGATTACTCGGGTGTCGAGATGCTTCACCAGGAAGCCAGACGCCTGGCTCGGCAAGGGCGAGTGCTGGTTCTGCGCAATGCCCGACCACCTGTGATCGAGGAGTTGCACAAACTGGAAGGTGCGGAGAAATGCCCGATTCTGTTTGAGGATTGA